A region of Oncorhynchus masou masou isolate Uvic2021 chromosome 29, UVic_Omas_1.1, whole genome shotgun sequence DNA encodes the following proteins:
- the proser3 gene encoding proline and serine-rich protein 3 isoform X3, which translates to MKASGAALFTRKNPFPPDPPLGKTHYNPSRTKKLPKQQRKTTLSPVHLAQLSSPLLQTHSLSPEDQCFLGAANHFVLCSPPATEAQPSFLESWPSTDLGSSPANTAASPNTDTLTRDPTSGKSLVSTGGGEQEDSVLAKYIERFRHGRPQSREVRQQMSAMVGEGQQPFWWLSSSPPPSSSTPTQTTDIGLSLRKDSATTLSPVGQFRHGTTLSPCRGLLDLSAMGLSDSSHGDLGDSEILHLQEKASRLLHRSEHSLSSGSIPISSEGLGCSNFSSPVSIDEPVRRPIVTSLIDSTTVVGNLSSADLYAGTVPKPSVVGPPDPRTLPEKDILFQWRLRRKMEQANQWVQSNPQQGYTLHQHSVSCQAHKPHSPPPSHQRSPKRSEVSGANRAVRQPKAQFSSTDTSTEEPTSKHESSPPPPALSVTTEEEWTVQQRRTERTKKETLQKERSQKGTGPSCRKKKLARCHVGDRDHAERPSYADWSVSQHHTRGKDRVIPWREEPSRDWGQQERGPGVVREGCPGDRAPPPSPIHSALGQVVSEVLFLTTDSPDPPRTPVSSDSPRYVPPQSPAAPPSAQHPREVVAQLLQEAEDSDEQEFKDDPLLKVLRQQRKWVKEQIGEVDSLLDVFQEE; encoded by the exons ATGAAAGCCAG TGGTGCTGCTCTGTTCACAAGGAAGAATCCCTTCCCGCCAGACCCACCTCTGGGAAAAACCCATTACAACCCTTCACGCACCAAGAAGCTTCCAAAGCAACAGAGAAAAACC ACCCTGAGCCCTGTTCACCTTGCCCAGCTGTCCAGCCCTCTTCTCCAGACACACTCACTGAGCCCAGAGGACCAGTGCTTCCTTGGGGCAGCCAACCACTttgtcctctgttctcctcctgccACAGAGGCCCAGCCTAGTTTCTTAGAGTCCTGGCCCTCCACTGACCTTGGGTCCTCCCCGGCCAACACTGCCGCCTCCccgaacacagacacactgacacggGACCCAACATCGGGAAAGTCCCTGGTCTCCACTGGGGGAGGCGAGCAGGAAGATTCAGTGTTGGCAAA GTACATTGAACGCTTTCGTCACGGAAGGCCACAGAGTCGAGAGGTGCGTCAGCAGATGTCGGCAATGGTGGGAGAGGGCCAGCAGCCTTTCTGGTggctgtcctcctcccctccaccctccagttCTACACCCACTCAAACCACTGACATAG GCCTTTCCCTTAGAAAAGACTCAGCCACCACCCTCAGTCCAGTTGGGCAGTTTCGGCATGGCACCACCCTCTCCCCATGCAGGGGACTCCTTGATCTTAGTGCCATG GGCCTGTCAGACTCCTCTCATGGTGACCTTGGAGACTCCGAGATACTGCATCTGCAGGAGAAGGCCAGTAGACTGCTACACAGAAG TGAGCACTCACTCAGTAGTGGATCTATTCCCATCAGCTCTGAGGGCCTGGGCTGCTCCAATTTTTCCTCCCCTGTGAGCATAGATGAGCCAGTCCGAAGGCCTATAGTTACCAGTCTTATCGACTCAACCACTG TTGTGGGGAACCTAAGCTCAGCAGACCTCTATGCTGGAACCGTGCCCAAACCGTCTGTGGTTGGTCCCCCGGACCCCCGCACACTCCCAGAGAAGGACATCCTGTTTCAGTGGCGTCTGAGGAGAAAGATGGAGCAGGCCAATCAGTGGGTTCAGTCAAACCCACAGCAGGGTTACACCCTTCATCAGCACTCTGTGAGCTGTCAGGCTCACAAG ccccactcccctccacccaGCCACCAGAGGAGTCCAAAGAGGAGTGAGGTCTCTGGGGCCAACCGGGCCGTCAGGCAGCCCAAAGCCCAGTTCAGCTCCACAGACACCTCCACTGAGGAGCCCACTAGTAAACATGAGTCCTCTCCACCACCGCCCGCCTTGTCTGTGACCACAGAGGAAGAGTGGACAGTTCAACAGAGGAGAACCGAGAGGACAAAAAAAGAGACActacagaaggagaggagtcaGAAGGGGACAGGGCCGTCCTGCAGAAAGAAGAAATTAGCCAG GTGTCACGTTGGTGACAGGGACCATGCTGAGAGGCCCAGCTATGCAGATTGGAGTGTGAGCCAACACCACACCAGAGGTAAAGACCGGGTCATCCCATGGAGGGAGGAGCCCAGCAGAGACTGGGGGCAACAGGAAAGGGGGCCGGGGGTAGTGAGAGAGGGCTGCCCTGGAGATCGTGCTCCACCACCCTCTCCCATACACAGCGCCCTGGGACAG GTAGTTTCAGAGGTACTGTTCCTGACCACGGACTCCCCGGACCCGCCCAGAACTCCTGTGTCCTCAGACTCTCCCAGATATGTGCCCCCGCAGTCCCCTGCCGCGCCTCCCAGTGCACAGCATCCACGGGAGGTTGTAGCTCAGCTGCTGCAGGAGGCTGAAG ATTCAGACGAGCAGGAGTTTAAAGATGACCCCTTACTGAAGGTCTTAAGGCAGCAGAGGAAGTGGGTGAAGGAGCAAATCGG
- the proser3 gene encoding proline and serine-rich protein 3 isoform X2: MKASGAALFTRKNPFPPDPPLGKTHYNPSRTKKLPKQQRKTTLSPVHLAQLSSPLLQTHSLSPEDQCFLGAANHFVLCSPPATEAQPSFLESWPSTDLGSSPANTAASPNTDTLTRDPTSGKSLVSTGGGEQEDSVLAKYIERFRHGRPQSREVRQQMSAMVGEGQQPFWWLSSSPPPSSSTPTQTTDIGLSLRKDSATTLSPVGQFRHGTTLSPCRGLLDLSAMGLSDSSHGDLGDSEILHLQEKASRLLHRSSEGLGCSNFSSPVSIDEPVRRPIVTSLIDSTTVVGNLSSADLYAGTVPKPSVVGPPDPRTLPEKDILFQWRLRRKMEQANQWVQSNPQQGYTLHQHSVSCQAHKVQRNPLPAYSSHRVAPSLPITSPTVSKLQPDAPVRPHMHLLCDILSCTAQPHSPPPSHQRSPKRSEVSGANRAVRQPKAQFSSTDTSTEEPTSKHESSPPPPALSVTTEEEWTVQQRRTERTKKETLQKERSQKGTGPSCRKKKLARCHVGDRDHAERPSYADWSVSQHHTRGKDRVIPWREEPSRDWGQQERGPGVVREGCPGDRAPPPSPIHSALGQVVSEVLFLTTDSPDPPRTPVSSDSPRYVPPQSPAAPPSAQHPREVVAQLLQEAEDSDEQEFKDDPLLKVLRQQRKWVKEQIGEVDSLLDVFQEE; encoded by the exons ATGAAAGCCAG TGGTGCTGCTCTGTTCACAAGGAAGAATCCCTTCCCGCCAGACCCACCTCTGGGAAAAACCCATTACAACCCTTCACGCACCAAGAAGCTTCCAAAGCAACAGAGAAAAACC ACCCTGAGCCCTGTTCACCTTGCCCAGCTGTCCAGCCCTCTTCTCCAGACACACTCACTGAGCCCAGAGGACCAGTGCTTCCTTGGGGCAGCCAACCACTttgtcctctgttctcctcctgccACAGAGGCCCAGCCTAGTTTCTTAGAGTCCTGGCCCTCCACTGACCTTGGGTCCTCCCCGGCCAACACTGCCGCCTCCccgaacacagacacactgacacggGACCCAACATCGGGAAAGTCCCTGGTCTCCACTGGGGGAGGCGAGCAGGAAGATTCAGTGTTGGCAAA GTACATTGAACGCTTTCGTCACGGAAGGCCACAGAGTCGAGAGGTGCGTCAGCAGATGTCGGCAATGGTGGGAGAGGGCCAGCAGCCTTTCTGGTggctgtcctcctcccctccaccctccagttCTACACCCACTCAAACCACTGACATAG GCCTTTCCCTTAGAAAAGACTCAGCCACCACCCTCAGTCCAGTTGGGCAGTTTCGGCATGGCACCACCCTCTCCCCATGCAGGGGACTCCTTGATCTTAGTGCCATG GGCCTGTCAGACTCCTCTCATGGTGACCTTGGAGACTCCGAGATACTGCATCTGCAGGAGAAGGCCAGTAGACTGCTACACAGAAG CTCTGAGGGCCTGGGCTGCTCCAATTTTTCCTCCCCTGTGAGCATAGATGAGCCAGTCCGAAGGCCTATAGTTACCAGTCTTATCGACTCAACCACTG TTGTGGGGAACCTAAGCTCAGCAGACCTCTATGCTGGAACCGTGCCCAAACCGTCTGTGGTTGGTCCCCCGGACCCCCGCACACTCCCAGAGAAGGACATCCTGTTTCAGTGGCGTCTGAGGAGAAAGATGGAGCAGGCCAATCAGTGGGTTCAGTCAAACCCACAGCAGGGTTACACCCTTCATCAGCACTCTGTGAGCTGTCAGGCTCACAAG GTACAGCGGAATCCTCTCCCTGCCTATTCCTCTCATAGAgttgccccctccctccccatcaccaGCCCCACCGTCTCTAAGTTGCAGCCGGATGCCCCTGTCCGTCCCCACATGCACCTCCTCTGTGACATCCTTTCTTGTACCGCTCAgccccactcccctccacccaGCCACCAGAGGAGTCCAAAGAGGAGTGAGGTCTCTGGGGCCAACCGGGCCGTCAGGCAGCCCAAAGCCCAGTTCAGCTCCACAGACACCTCCACTGAGGAGCCCACTAGTAAACATGAGTCCTCTCCACCACCGCCCGCCTTGTCTGTGACCACAGAGGAAGAGTGGACAGTTCAACAGAGGAGAACCGAGAGGACAAAAAAAGAGACActacagaaggagaggagtcaGAAGGGGACAGGGCCGTCCTGCAGAAAGAAGAAATTAGCCAG GTGTCACGTTGGTGACAGGGACCATGCTGAGAGGCCCAGCTATGCAGATTGGAGTGTGAGCCAACACCACACCAGAGGTAAAGACCGGGTCATCCCATGGAGGGAGGAGCCCAGCAGAGACTGGGGGCAACAGGAAAGGGGGCCGGGGGTAGTGAGAGAGGGCTGCCCTGGAGATCGTGCTCCACCACCCTCTCCCATACACAGCGCCCTGGGACAG GTAGTTTCAGAGGTACTGTTCCTGACCACGGACTCCCCGGACCCGCCCAGAACTCCTGTGTCCTCAGACTCTCCCAGATATGTGCCCCCGCAGTCCCCTGCCGCGCCTCCCAGTGCACAGCATCCACGGGAGGTTGTAGCTCAGCTGCTGCAGGAGGCTGAAG ATTCAGACGAGCAGGAGTTTAAAGATGACCCCTTACTGAAGGTCTTAAGGCAGCAGAGGAAGTGGGTGAAGGAGCAAATCGG
- the proser3 gene encoding proline and serine-rich protein 3 isoform X1 gives MKASGAALFTRKNPFPPDPPLGKTHYNPSRTKKLPKQQRKTTLSPVHLAQLSSPLLQTHSLSPEDQCFLGAANHFVLCSPPATEAQPSFLESWPSTDLGSSPANTAASPNTDTLTRDPTSGKSLVSTGGGEQEDSVLAKYIERFRHGRPQSREVRQQMSAMVGEGQQPFWWLSSSPPPSSSTPTQTTDIGLSLRKDSATTLSPVGQFRHGTTLSPCRGLLDLSAMGLSDSSHGDLGDSEILHLQEKASRLLHRSEHSLSSGSIPISSEGLGCSNFSSPVSIDEPVRRPIVTSLIDSTTVVGNLSSADLYAGTVPKPSVVGPPDPRTLPEKDILFQWRLRRKMEQANQWVQSNPQQGYTLHQHSVSCQAHKVQRNPLPAYSSHRVAPSLPITSPTVSKLQPDAPVRPHMHLLCDILSCTAQPHSPPPSHQRSPKRSEVSGANRAVRQPKAQFSSTDTSTEEPTSKHESSPPPPALSVTTEEEWTVQQRRTERTKKETLQKERSQKGTGPSCRKKKLARCHVGDRDHAERPSYADWSVSQHHTRGKDRVIPWREEPSRDWGQQERGPGVVREGCPGDRAPPPSPIHSALGQVVSEVLFLTTDSPDPPRTPVSSDSPRYVPPQSPAAPPSAQHPREVVAQLLQEAEDSDEQEFKDDPLLKVLRQQRKWVKEQIGEVDSLLDVFQEE, from the exons ATGAAAGCCAG TGGTGCTGCTCTGTTCACAAGGAAGAATCCCTTCCCGCCAGACCCACCTCTGGGAAAAACCCATTACAACCCTTCACGCACCAAGAAGCTTCCAAAGCAACAGAGAAAAACC ACCCTGAGCCCTGTTCACCTTGCCCAGCTGTCCAGCCCTCTTCTCCAGACACACTCACTGAGCCCAGAGGACCAGTGCTTCCTTGGGGCAGCCAACCACTttgtcctctgttctcctcctgccACAGAGGCCCAGCCTAGTTTCTTAGAGTCCTGGCCCTCCACTGACCTTGGGTCCTCCCCGGCCAACACTGCCGCCTCCccgaacacagacacactgacacggGACCCAACATCGGGAAAGTCCCTGGTCTCCACTGGGGGAGGCGAGCAGGAAGATTCAGTGTTGGCAAA GTACATTGAACGCTTTCGTCACGGAAGGCCACAGAGTCGAGAGGTGCGTCAGCAGATGTCGGCAATGGTGGGAGAGGGCCAGCAGCCTTTCTGGTggctgtcctcctcccctccaccctccagttCTACACCCACTCAAACCACTGACATAG GCCTTTCCCTTAGAAAAGACTCAGCCACCACCCTCAGTCCAGTTGGGCAGTTTCGGCATGGCACCACCCTCTCCCCATGCAGGGGACTCCTTGATCTTAGTGCCATG GGCCTGTCAGACTCCTCTCATGGTGACCTTGGAGACTCCGAGATACTGCATCTGCAGGAGAAGGCCAGTAGACTGCTACACAGAAG TGAGCACTCACTCAGTAGTGGATCTATTCCCATCAGCTCTGAGGGCCTGGGCTGCTCCAATTTTTCCTCCCCTGTGAGCATAGATGAGCCAGTCCGAAGGCCTATAGTTACCAGTCTTATCGACTCAACCACTG TTGTGGGGAACCTAAGCTCAGCAGACCTCTATGCTGGAACCGTGCCCAAACCGTCTGTGGTTGGTCCCCCGGACCCCCGCACACTCCCAGAGAAGGACATCCTGTTTCAGTGGCGTCTGAGGAGAAAGATGGAGCAGGCCAATCAGTGGGTTCAGTCAAACCCACAGCAGGGTTACACCCTTCATCAGCACTCTGTGAGCTGTCAGGCTCACAAG GTACAGCGGAATCCTCTCCCTGCCTATTCCTCTCATAGAgttgccccctccctccccatcaccaGCCCCACCGTCTCTAAGTTGCAGCCGGATGCCCCTGTCCGTCCCCACATGCACCTCCTCTGTGACATCCTTTCTTGTACCGCTCAgccccactcccctccacccaGCCACCAGAGGAGTCCAAAGAGGAGTGAGGTCTCTGGGGCCAACCGGGCCGTCAGGCAGCCCAAAGCCCAGTTCAGCTCCACAGACACCTCCACTGAGGAGCCCACTAGTAAACATGAGTCCTCTCCACCACCGCCCGCCTTGTCTGTGACCACAGAGGAAGAGTGGACAGTTCAACAGAGGAGAACCGAGAGGACAAAAAAAGAGACActacagaaggagaggagtcaGAAGGGGACAGGGCCGTCCTGCAGAAAGAAGAAATTAGCCAG GTGTCACGTTGGTGACAGGGACCATGCTGAGAGGCCCAGCTATGCAGATTGGAGTGTGAGCCAACACCACACCAGAGGTAAAGACCGGGTCATCCCATGGAGGGAGGAGCCCAGCAGAGACTGGGGGCAACAGGAAAGGGGGCCGGGGGTAGTGAGAGAGGGCTGCCCTGGAGATCGTGCTCCACCACCCTCTCCCATACACAGCGCCCTGGGACAG GTAGTTTCAGAGGTACTGTTCCTGACCACGGACTCCCCGGACCCGCCCAGAACTCCTGTGTCCTCAGACTCTCCCAGATATGTGCCCCCGCAGTCCCCTGCCGCGCCTCCCAGTGCACAGCATCCACGGGAGGTTGTAGCTCAGCTGCTGCAGGAGGCTGAAG ATTCAGACGAGCAGGAGTTTAAAGATGACCCCTTACTGAAGGTCTTAAGGCAGCAGAGGAAGTGGGTGAAGGAGCAAATCGG
- the LOC135520482 gene encoding protein lin-37 homolog isoform X1: MHHVKIKTEKPDAEESGARSRLDAVLQGLVEKSDSEREQNEDETKMAEESLSKDVSPSSAGKRPSSRFPQHRRKKRKEMDDSLTESNQHKQNAYIIKLFDRSVDLAQYTTSTPLYPICRAWMRNNPAVRERAASPSPPHSMGEEEAADMLNGKGQNVYRLPPPTSCPLNPSGDPVNLRIPSTEKPIVSKSTDTALVSGPLIYNHIERWKKIRQKWKEASNKNQLRYSESIKILKEMKEMYDR, translated from the exons ATGCATCACGTCAAGATCAAGACTGAGAAGCCAG ATGCAGAGGAGAGTGGTGCACGCAGCCGACTGGATGCAGTATTACAGGGGCTGGTAGAGAAGAGTGACAGTGAGAG GGAGCAAAATGAAGATGAGACAAAGATGGCAGAAGAGTCTCTGAGCAA GGATGTGTCTCCATCTTCTGCTGGGAAGCG GCCATCATCACGGTTCCCACAGCACCGGAGGAAGAAACGGAAAGAGATGGATGATAGCTTAACGGAGAGTAACCAACATAAACAAA ATGCCTACATTATCAAGTTGTTTGACCGCAGTGTGGACCTGGCCCAGTACACCACCAGTACCCCACTTTACCCCATTTGCCGGGCCTGGATGAGGAACAACccggcagtcagagagagagctgcatcCCCAAGCCCCCCACACAGCATGGGGGAAGAGGAG GCTGCAGACATGCTCAATGGTAAGGGACAGAATGTGTATCGCCTCCCTCCGCCCACCTCCTGTCCTCTCAACCCTTCTGGAGATCCTGTCAATCTGAGGATCCCATCCACAGAAAAGCCTATTGTCAGCAAG TCTACAGATACAGCTCTTGTGTCTGGTCCCCTCATATACAACCACATAGAACGCTGGAAAAAGATCAGGCAAAA ATGGAAAGAAGCGTCCAACAAGAATCAGCTGAGGTATAGCGAGAGCATCAAGATCCTGAAAGAGATGAAGGAGATGTACGACCGCTAG
- the LOC135520482 gene encoding protein lin-37 homolog isoform X2, whose translation MHHVKIKTEKPEESGARSRLDAVLQGLVEKSDSEREQNEDETKMAEESLSKDVSPSSAGKRPSSRFPQHRRKKRKEMDDSLTESNQHKQNAYIIKLFDRSVDLAQYTTSTPLYPICRAWMRNNPAVRERAASPSPPHSMGEEEAADMLNGKGQNVYRLPPPTSCPLNPSGDPVNLRIPSTEKPIVSKSTDTALVSGPLIYNHIERWKKIRQKWKEASNKNQLRYSESIKILKEMKEMYDR comes from the exons ATGCATCACGTCAAGATCAAGACTGAGAAGCCAG AGGAGAGTGGTGCACGCAGCCGACTGGATGCAGTATTACAGGGGCTGGTAGAGAAGAGTGACAGTGAGAG GGAGCAAAATGAAGATGAGACAAAGATGGCAGAAGAGTCTCTGAGCAA GGATGTGTCTCCATCTTCTGCTGGGAAGCG GCCATCATCACGGTTCCCACAGCACCGGAGGAAGAAACGGAAAGAGATGGATGATAGCTTAACGGAGAGTAACCAACATAAACAAA ATGCCTACATTATCAAGTTGTTTGACCGCAGTGTGGACCTGGCCCAGTACACCACCAGTACCCCACTTTACCCCATTTGCCGGGCCTGGATGAGGAACAACccggcagtcagagagagagctgcatcCCCAAGCCCCCCACACAGCATGGGGGAAGAGGAG GCTGCAGACATGCTCAATGGTAAGGGACAGAATGTGTATCGCCTCCCTCCGCCCACCTCCTGTCCTCTCAACCCTTCTGGAGATCCTGTCAATCTGAGGATCCCATCCACAGAAAAGCCTATTGTCAGCAAG TCTACAGATACAGCTCTTGTGTCTGGTCCCCTCATATACAACCACATAGAACGCTGGAAAAAGATCAGGCAAAA ATGGAAAGAAGCGTCCAACAAGAATCAGCTGAGGTATAGCGAGAGCATCAAGATCCTGAAAGAGATGAAGGAGATGTACGACCGCTAG
- the LOC135520481 gene encoding C3a anaphylatoxin chemotactic receptor-like yields the protein MIFFAIENKMEMENSTMVYSDVTTGMGIISLVVYCVAFVLGPTGNGLVIYVTSCRIKKNVNSVWFLNLALADFLFTSFLLLYIIYIARGYDWPFGDILCKLNSMVTMLNMFASIFLLAAISLHRCLSTWVVVWAHNKCTPGRAEVICVGIWLASLVCSLPFTIFREIIHHDNRTMCSYSIPHYSTYRNLVMFRFLLGFLIPFLVIIGSYIAIWIRARRLQKGRTHRSLRIIVSVVLAFFICWMPFHVFQFLDIMEEDNQGLKLVMHIGTPLSASLAFLNSCLNPILYVFMCDEFQKKLRQSVLLVFENAFAEDHGMNFVSSTRSLSSHLSRISRKSESLAPEEGGHLHLTGDQSDSKV from the exons ATGATATTCTTTGCTATAGAGAATAAGATGGAAATGG AAAACTCTACCATGGTATATTCTGATGTGACAACTGGGATGGGCATAATATCTCTGGTTGTCTACTGTGTGGCGTTTGTGCTTGGCCCCACTGGCAACGGCTTGGTGATCTACGTGACGAGCTGCAGGATAAAGAAGAATGTCAACTCTGTTTGGTTCCTCAACCTGGCCTTGGCGGACTTCCTCTTCACTTCCTTTCTGCTCCTCTATATCATCTACATTGCCCGTGGTTATGATTGGCCTTTCGGTGACATCCTTTGCAAGTTAAACAGCATGGTGACTATGCTCAACATGTTCGCCAGCATCTTCCTCCTGGCGGCCATCAGTCTGCACCGCTGCCTGTCCACGTGGGTGGTTGTGTGGGCCCATAACAAGTGCACGCCAGGCAGGGCTGAGGTCATCTGTGTGGGGATCTGGTTAGCCTCATTGGTCTGTAGCCTCCCATTCACCATCTTTCGGGAGATCATACACCATGATAATAGGACAATGTGCAGTTATTCAATTCCCCATTATTCCACCTACAGGAACTTGGTTATGTTCCGCTTTCTGCTGGGCTTTCTCATCCCATTCCTGGTCATCATAGGCTCTTACATTGCCATATGGATACGCGCCAGGCGCCTTCAGAAAGGAAGAACGCACAGGTCCCTCCGGATCATCGTCTCCGTTGTCTTGGCCTTCTTCATCTGCTGGATGCCCTTCCACGTCTTCCAGTTTCTGGACATCATGGAAGAAGACAACCAAGGCCTCAAGCTGGTCATGCATATAGGGACTCCCCTGTCCGCTAGCCTGGCCTTCCTCAACAGCTGCCTGAACCCCATCCTGTACGTCTTCATGTGTGACGAGTTCCAGAAGAAGCTGCGTCAGTCCGTGTTGCTCGTATTCGAGAATGCTTTTGCAGAGGACCACGGGATGAACTTTGTGTCATCAACACGCTCCCTGAGCTCCCATCTCTCCCGGATCTCCCGTAAGTCTGAGTCTCTGGCTCCAGAAGAAGGAGGACATTTACACCTCACTGGTGACCAGTCTGATAGTAAAGTGTAA
- the LOC135520483 gene encoding chymotrypsin-like protease CTRL-1, whose product MASALGGGVPSIPPQVSGLKIVNGQNAVSGSWPWQVSLQDASGFHFCGGSLISQNWVVTAAHCRVIPGRHQVILSEHDRQSNAEPIQVKSISRVITHPYYNSQNFNNNVTPLKLSSPVQITSRVSPVCLASSCTPFPSGTCCVTTGWGKTGTTSSPCILQQVTLPLLSSAQCKQYWGQNRITEAMICAGASGVASAPNLSLLLLHLQDDSGGPLVCQSSGVWFQLGIVS is encoded by the exons ATGGCCTCAGCCCTGG GTGGCGGAGTGCCAAGCATCCCGCCGCAGGTGAGCGGCTTGAAGATTGTGAACGGACAGAACGCCGTATCTGGCTCCTGGCCCTGGCAAGTCTCCCTTCAG GATGCCTCTGGATTCCACTTCTGTGGAGGCTCCCTAATCAGCCAGAACTGGGTTGTCACTGCTGCCCATTGCCGTGTCAT tcctggcCGTCACCAAGTTATCCTGTCAGAGCACGATCGTCAGTCCAATGCTGAGCCGATCCAGGTCAAAAGCATCTCCAGGG TGATCACCCATCCCTACTACAACAGCCAGAACTTTAACAACAACGTGACCCCGCTGAAGCTGTCCTCCCCCGTCCAGATCACCTCCCGCGTGTCCCCTGTGTGTCTGGCCTCCTCTTGCACCCCCTTCCCCTCTGGAACCTGCTGTGTCACCACTGGCTGGGGCAAGACTGGCACCACAT CAAGCCCCTGTATCCTCCAGCAGGTGACCCTTCCTCTGCTGAGCTCTGCTCAGTGCAAGCAGTACTGGGGCCAGAACAGGATCACTGAAGCCATGATCTGCGCCGGAGCCTCCGGAGT TGCCAGTGCTCCtaacctctcccttcttctcctccatctccaggATGATTCTGGCGGTCCTCTGGTGTGTCAGAGCAGTGGCGTGTGGTTTCAGTTGGGCATTGTGTCCTAG